One Bosea sp. 685 DNA segment encodes these proteins:
- a CDS encoding helix-turn-helix domain-containing protein, with product MQPKLVPLAECPCARTVETVGEWWSILILRDALQGFTRFDEFQRSLGIAPNMLARRLKHLTESGLFERRLYQQRPQRYEYVLTAKGRDFFPVIAAMVAFGNRHLAPEGVALVLAERETARPIELVMVDAASLRPITPETVTVVAGPRASPGMRQRLATIAKLRSAAPSHSE from the coding sequence ATGCAACCGAAGCTCGTTCCGCTTGCCGAATGCCCCTGCGCCCGCACGGTCGAGACCGTCGGCGAATGGTGGAGCATCCTGATTCTGCGCGATGCCTTGCAGGGTTTCACGCGCTTCGACGAATTCCAGCGTAGCCTCGGCATCGCGCCGAACATGCTGGCGCGGCGGCTGAAGCATCTGACCGAGAGCGGGCTGTTCGAGCGGCGGCTCTATCAGCAGCGGCCGCAGCGCTACGAATACGTGCTGACCGCGAAGGGCAGGGATTTCTTCCCCGTGATCGCCGCGATGGTCGCTTTCGGCAATCGGCATCTGGCGCCCGAAGGCGTGGCGCTGGTGCTGGCCGAGCGCGAGACCGCGCGGCCAATCGAGCTTGTCATGGTCGATGCCGCGAGCTTGCGTCCGATCACGCCTGAGACTGTCACGGTGGTTGCTGGCCCGCGCGCGAGCCCCGGCATGCGCCAGCGCCTGGCCACCATCGCGAAGCTGCGCTCAGCGGCGCCCTCCCATAGCGAATAG